A single region of the Salicibibacter cibi genome encodes:
- the prmA gene encoding 50S ribosomal protein L11 methyltransferase — MNWTEYRIHTTHEAADAVSHMLAEQGSNGTVVEDAKDRNERPKRPDEIGQPSVGHLPLEGVVLKAYFPESAQKDEEIRKALVELQQRSGLDMEHMTIDTEIVKEEDWEEAWKAYYKPIRVSPNLIITPSWENAERETGDVVVELDPGMAFGTGAHATTILCLQALERIVNEGNRVIDIGTGSGVLSIASAKFGATSVFAYDSDELAVNVAKENVAINQVEEKVTVKQSDLFSETAAKGEIIVANLLADIIIRMAPDVKPHLSPGGYLLVSGIIENKKDDVRKALENEGFQVSEMLEQEDWVAIVLQS, encoded by the coding sequence ATGAACTGGACCGAATACCGTATACATACAACACACGAGGCTGCTGATGCTGTCTCGCATATGCTGGCCGAGCAAGGGTCAAATGGCACGGTCGTCGAAGATGCAAAGGATCGAAATGAACGACCGAAACGACCGGACGAAATTGGACAGCCATCCGTTGGGCATTTACCGTTAGAAGGCGTTGTGTTAAAAGCCTATTTTCCCGAAAGTGCGCAAAAAGACGAAGAGATTCGAAAGGCCCTTGTTGAATTGCAACAGCGGTCAGGCTTGGATATGGAACACATGACCATCGATACCGAAATCGTAAAGGAAGAGGATTGGGAAGAAGCGTGGAAAGCATACTATAAACCGATCCGAGTCTCTCCAAACCTAATTATCACTCCCTCTTGGGAAAACGCAGAACGTGAAACGGGTGATGTCGTTGTTGAACTTGATCCGGGAATGGCTTTTGGAACAGGTGCTCATGCAACAACCATTCTTTGTTTGCAAGCCCTTGAGCGTATCGTTAATGAAGGGAACCGCGTCATCGACATAGGCACAGGATCAGGCGTACTGAGTATCGCGTCCGCTAAATTCGGAGCAACTTCCGTATTTGCTTATGATTCGGATGAATTGGCTGTTAACGTTGCGAAAGAAAATGTGGCCATCAATCAAGTGGAAGAGAAAGTAACGGTCAAGCAAAGCGATTTATTTTCAGAAACAGCAGCGAAAGGCGAAATTATCGTAGCCAACTTGCTCGCCGATATCATTATTCGGATGGCCCCGGATGTAAAACCTCATCTCTCCCCGGGCGGATATCTTCTTGTCTCCGGAATTATCGAAAATAAAAAAGATGACGTGCGTAAGGCATTGGAAAATGAAGGGTTTCAGGTTTCGGAAATGTTGGAGCAGGAGGATTGGGTGGCCATCGTGTTACAATCTTAA
- a CDS encoding 16S rRNA (uracil(1498)-N(3))-methyltransferase, which yields MQRYFVEDDQWTADAVILKGEQAHHIFRVMRMSPGDVIICINGQGKASYCRITQAEPDRIKCQVEEGLSSDTELPIHITVAQGDLKADKYEWIVQKSTEMGAGSITGFPADHSVVKWDVKKSEKKQARFQKIAQESAEQSERLKIPTIERKTSLEEVLKEAHPYDHKWILSERSARKDHHHAIDDALRQLQHSDRILLVFGPEGGFSTREHETAIDLGCTPVSLGARILRAETAPVATLALLVYQVELKR from the coding sequence ATGCAACGTTACTTCGTGGAGGATGACCAGTGGACAGCAGATGCTGTCATCTTAAAAGGCGAACAGGCACACCATATTTTTCGCGTTATGCGTATGTCTCCCGGAGATGTTATCATTTGTATAAATGGGCAAGGAAAGGCGTCATATTGCCGGATCACACAGGCAGAACCGGATCGTATCAAGTGCCAAGTTGAGGAGGGGTTGTCTTCTGATACCGAACTTCCGATACATATTACCGTGGCGCAAGGTGACCTTAAAGCCGACAAATATGAATGGATCGTGCAAAAGAGTACGGAAATGGGTGCCGGTAGCATTACCGGTTTTCCGGCGGATCACTCCGTCGTCAAGTGGGACGTAAAAAAAAGTGAGAAAAAGCAAGCACGTTTTCAAAAGATTGCTCAGGAATCGGCAGAGCAATCGGAACGTTTGAAAATCCCCACGATTGAACGAAAAACCTCACTGGAAGAGGTGTTAAAAGAAGCCCATCCATATGATCATAAATGGATATTATCCGAACGAAGCGCAAGAAAAGATCATCATCATGCCATCGACGATGCGTTGCGCCAATTGCAACATTCCGATCGTATTTTACTCGTTTTCGGACCTGAAGGCGGCTTTTCAACCCGCGAACATGAAACGGCGATTGACTTAGGCTGTACGCCGGTAAGTTTGGGCGCGAGAATTTTGCGGGCGGAAACAGCGCCGGTGGCCACGCTTGCCCTTTTGGTTTATCAAGTGGAATTAAAGAGGTGA